Proteins found in one Paenibacillus borealis genomic segment:
- a CDS encoding EamA family transporter, with product MREKKKVNPVYVVGIALLCVYLFWGGTYVGMKIAIETMPPFLMAGVRFFAAGAVLYIIARLSGAKRPAGREWRSSAIVGALLLLGGNGVVAWSEQRVSSSIASLIVAAVPVWMMLMGWFGRGGKRPNTGVIAGIVLGLVGIAVLVFQPGKGDTGTATDLIGIITLLAASISWAIGSMYSRSAAMPDSPLMSTAAQMLTGGALLMVFSYFTGDWSRLDISGISMRSYLALGYLIIFGSIIGYTAYIWLLKNADASLVSTYAFVNPVVAVLLGWLLVGEQLTLNTLTAAVIIIAAVVLVTIFRGKPQRAATQAALDIQKQQRSVH from the coding sequence ATGCGGGAGAAGAAGAAAGTGAATCCGGTGTACGTGGTTGGTATTGCGCTATTGTGCGTTTACTTGTTTTGGGGAGGCACCTATGTCGGCATGAAGATTGCGATTGAGACGATGCCGCCTTTTCTGATGGCTGGAGTGCGGTTTTTTGCAGCCGGCGCAGTGCTCTATATTATTGCCAGATTAAGCGGAGCGAAGCGTCCGGCAGGGCGCGAGTGGCGGTCTTCGGCGATTGTCGGCGCCTTGCTGCTGCTTGGAGGCAACGGTGTAGTGGCCTGGTCAGAGCAAAGAGTATCTTCATCTATCGCTTCACTGATCGTGGCGGCAGTGCCCGTCTGGATGATGCTGATGGGCTGGTTTGGCCGCGGCGGCAAACGTCCGAATACCGGTGTCATCGCCGGCATTGTACTGGGGCTGGTGGGCATCGCCGTGCTGGTCTTCCAGCCGGGGAAGGGGGATACGGGTACCGCCACCGATCTGATCGGGATTATCACCCTGCTGGCAGCTTCCATAAGCTGGGCAATAGGTTCCATGTATTCACGAAGCGCCGCAATGCCGGATTCCCCGCTGATGTCGACGGCAGCACAGATGCTGACGGGAGGCGCGCTGTTGATGGTTTTCTCCTATTTTACCGGCGACTGGTCCAGACTTGATATCTCCGGCATTTCTATGCGCTCGTACCTGGCTCTCGGGTATCTGATCATCTTCGGCTCTATCATCGGTTACACGGCCTATATCTGGCTGCTTAAGAATGCCGACGCTTCTCTGGTCTCAACCTATGCCTTCGTCAACCCGGTAGTGGCTGTGTTGCTTGGCTGGCTGCTGGTCGGTGAACAGCTTACCTTGAATACACTGACTGCAGCCGTAATTATTATTGCAGCGGTCGTCTTGGTGACTATTTTCCGCGGCAAGCCGCAGCGGGCGGCAACTCAAGCAGCGCTTGATATACAAAAACAGCAGCGTTCGGTACACTGA
- a CDS encoding ABC transporter substrate-binding protein yields MNVFKRLSAVSMIAGLSVLTACGGNSASGNVTAADGAATVPAADAAPASSAPVTIEFWYGLGGKLGENMESLIQKFNASQQEVIVKGIVQADYTETEQKLQAAIATGQVPAAVLSSNIDWARKGYFAAMDELIAGQPDFNQADFVQTFLSQGQVDGKQYFLPMYGTTQVMYYRKDAFEKSGIDASQIKTWEDLAAAAKKMTVTEGGKTSFYGWEPMWGSGNMIDAVLSKGGNILSEDGKTVTIDSPEWIETWDFFRQAIHEEKTMRIHSGGQGWEYWYKTIDDVMKGQAAGYTGSSGDQGDLDFSIVSAMEQPGWAGVGEGKPVAQAIMAGIPAKAGDAEQQAAMKWLTYFTNSENTAFWSINTGYISVRQSALEDPAFVTFSETNPQIKIPLQQASHASAPFQDPTGGKINDALTIAADKVQIENIPAAEALKEAQQTAQAALDKLK; encoded by the coding sequence ATGAACGTATTCAAAAGATTGTCTGCAGTATCCATGATCGCCGGACTTTCCGTACTCACTGCTTGTGGCGGTAATTCTGCTTCGGGTAATGTTACGGCAGCTGACGGTGCGGCCACAGTACCTGCCGCTGATGCGGCTCCTGCTTCAAGCGCACCGGTAACCATTGAATTCTGGTATGGACTCGGCGGCAAGCTCGGTGAAAATATGGAATCGCTCATTCAGAAATTCAATGCCTCCCAGCAGGAGGTCATCGTCAAGGGCATTGTGCAGGCAGATTATACAGAAACCGAACAGAAGCTTCAGGCAGCTATCGCTACCGGCCAGGTTCCGGCAGCCGTGCTCTCCTCCAATATAGACTGGGCCCGCAAAGGTTATTTCGCAGCGATGGATGAGCTGATTGCCGGGCAGCCGGACTTCAATCAGGCGGATTTCGTCCAGACCTTCCTTAGCCAGGGCCAGGTTGACGGCAAGCAGTACTTCCTCCCGATGTATGGAACAACACAGGTGATGTACTACCGTAAGGATGCTTTTGAGAAAAGCGGCATTGATGCCAGCCAGATTAAGACCTGGGAAGACCTCGCTGCAGCTGCCAAGAAAATGACAGTGACAGAAGGCGGCAAAACCAGCTTCTACGGCTGGGAGCCGATGTGGGGCTCGGGCAATATGATTGACGCTGTACTCAGTAAGGGCGGCAACATTCTAAGTGAGGATGGCAAGACAGTTACGATCGACTCCCCTGAATGGATCGAGACCTGGGACTTCTTCCGCCAGGCGATTCATGAAGAGAAGACCATGCGCATTCACTCCGGCGGACAAGGCTGGGAGTACTGGTACAAGACGATTGACGATGTAATGAAAGGCCAGGCGGCCGGATACACCGGCTCCAGCGGCGACCAGGGCGATCTCGACTTCAGCATCGTCTCTGCGATGGAGCAGCCGGGCTGGGCCGGAGTCGGCGAAGGCAAGCCTGTAGCCCAGGCGATTATGGCCGGTATTCCTGCCAAGGCCGGAGATGCTGAGCAGCAGGCCGCTATGAAATGGCTGACCTACTTCACGAACTCCGAGAATACCGCCTTCTGGTCCATTAACACCGGATATATTTCCGTACGCCAGTCTGCACTCGAAGATCCGGCATTCGTCACATTCAGTGAGACTAATCCGCAGATCAAAATCCCGTTACAGCAGGCCTCCCATGCCTCCGCTCCCTTCCAGGACCCTACCGGCGGTAAAATCAACGATGCCCTGACAATCGCTGCGGACAAGGTGCAGATTGAGAATATTCCGGCAGCCGAAGCCCTTAAGGAAGCGCAGCAAACCGCCCAGGCGGCGCTGGATAAACTGAAATAA
- a CDS encoding carbohydrate ABC transporter permease, which yields MEWGIGTKMTRSKLISGLKPVLFTLPAMVPFALFWLAPLLYVLYLSFTEWDFMSPEKTFVGLQNYTDLLSNPAFYKALRVTVLFCAGSVLPIILLGLGLALLMNRKLKGSALYQVLLFSPWVTPTVAVSIVWSWIYEPDVGLANTVLGFFGLEPIGWLQDPKWALIGVLLVTIWKSVGWAMIFYLVALRNVPSDLLEAGELDGASAVQKFFRITLPLISPTTLFLFVVQLISALQSYDQINVLTQGGPSGSTRTLLYLYYQSAFESFQIGEASTVAVVLVFLCMLLSVFSFSISKRTTHYQ from the coding sequence ATGGAATGGGGTATTGGAACGAAGATGACACGTTCAAAGCTTATTAGCGGATTGAAGCCCGTGCTGTTCACGCTGCCGGCAATGGTCCCGTTTGCCCTATTCTGGCTGGCCCCGCTGCTGTATGTGCTGTATCTCAGCTTCACGGAATGGGATTTCATGAGCCCGGAGAAGACCTTCGTCGGCCTGCAGAATTATACCGACCTGCTCAGCAATCCGGCTTTTTACAAAGCATTAAGAGTAACCGTGCTCTTCTGCGCCGGCAGTGTGCTGCCCATCATCCTGCTGGGACTGGGCCTTGCCCTGCTGATGAACCGCAAGCTGAAGGGCTCCGCACTCTATCAGGTGCTGCTGTTCTCGCCTTGGGTCACGCCGACGGTTGCCGTATCCATCGTCTGGTCCTGGATTTATGAGCCTGATGTCGGGCTTGCCAATACAGTACTTGGCTTCTTCGGCCTTGAGCCGATCGGCTGGCTGCAGGATCCCAAGTGGGCGCTGATTGGCGTGCTGCTCGTAACGATCTGGAAATCAGTAGGCTGGGCGATGATCTTCTATCTGGTGGCGCTGCGGAATGTGCCTTCCGATCTGCTGGAAGCCGGGGAGCTTGACGGGGCAAGTGCGGTGCAGAAGTTCTTCCGCATCACGCTGCCGCTGATCTCGCCAACGACCCTGTTTCTGTTCGTGGTGCAGCTCATCTCGGCACTTCAGTCCTACGATCAGATCAATGTACTGACGCAGGGCGGACCGTCCGGCTCAACCCGCACCCTGCTGTACCTGTATTATCAGTCCGCCTTCGAATCGTTCCAGATCGGAGAGGCTTCCACTGTAGCTGTCGTCCTGGTCTTCCTCTGCATGCTGCTGTCCGTGTTTTCTTTCAGCATCAGCAAGCGGACCACCCATTATCAATAG
- a CDS encoding Lrp/AsnC family transcriptional regulator, protein MDELDIRILKLLEENGRLSHEEIGKLLHISRPSVHQRVGKLEKSGVIKGYRGIVDWSKLDQKIKVMISVKVVSQGFKEAADQIIRIQIPGVSIIECQRLAGEWCMLLKVRVTSPEELTLLLDEILRIPDIKETSTTFILSTIYEDGLKGV, encoded by the coding sequence GTGGATGAACTCGATATCAGAATTCTAAAGTTGCTGGAAGAGAACGGGAGACTGTCCCATGAAGAGATCGGCAAGCTGCTGCATATCTCCCGGCCGTCGGTGCATCAGAGGGTCGGCAAGCTGGAGAAGAGCGGCGTGATCAAGGGCTACAGGGGAATTGTGGACTGGAGCAAGCTGGACCAGAAGATCAAAGTCATGATCTCCGTGAAGGTGGTCAGCCAGGGCTTTAAGGAGGCAGCAGACCAGATTATCCGCATACAAATCCCGGGAGTGAGCATCATCGAATGCCAGCGGCTGGCGGGAGAGTGGTGCATGTTGCTTAAGGTGAGGGTGACCTCGCCGGAAGAGCTTACGCTGCTGCTAGATGAAATTCTCCGTATTCCTGACATTAAGGAAACCTCGACTACTTTTATTTTATCTACTATATATGAAGACGGATTGAAGGGGGTATAG
- a CDS encoding helix-turn-helix domain-containing protein encodes MFDMLKVGRNIVRLRGAAGLTQMGLADQLGISYQAVSNWERGASMPDISKLPELAEIFGVGIGEILGEGQGQSSGIIESVLDQTTGDYFQRGEGTAQELSDLAPLLQNEQIGEAFEHVKEGAAVDDLLALAPFLSEETLDKCAKQVFEREGMESLLKLAPFVSEEALDELAKTVFMKEGSRALPPLAPFVSEEALDELAKAVFTKEGSRALPPLAPFVSEETLDELAEAIFKKEGSKALLPLAPFLSEEILDELVPQAFTK; translated from the coding sequence ATGTTTGACATGTTGAAGGTGGGCAGGAATATCGTTAGATTGAGAGGAGCCGCCGGGCTTACGCAAATGGGGCTCGCAGATCAGCTGGGGATCAGCTATCAGGCAGTCAGCAACTGGGAGAGAGGCGCGAGTATGCCGGATATCTCCAAGCTTCCGGAGCTGGCGGAAATCTTTGGTGTCGGGATCGGCGAGATCCTCGGAGAAGGGCAGGGGCAAAGCTCCGGGATTATCGAAAGTGTGCTGGATCAGACCACGGGTGATTATTTCCAGCGGGGAGAAGGCACTGCACAAGAACTTTCGGACCTTGCGCCATTGCTGCAGAATGAACAGATCGGCGAAGCGTTTGAGCATGTGAAGGAGGGGGCGGCAGTAGACGATCTGTTGGCACTGGCTCCATTCTTGAGTGAAGAGACCCTGGATAAGTGCGCCAAGCAGGTGTTTGAACGGGAAGGGATGGAGTCGCTGCTGAAGCTGGCCCCGTTTGTCAGTGAAGAGGCACTTGACGAACTGGCAAAGACGGTCTTTATGAAAGAAGGCTCAAGAGCGCTGCCGCCGCTGGCCCCGTTTGTAAGCGAAGAGGCACTTGACGAACTGGCAAAGGCGGTCTTTACGAAAGAAGGCTCAAGAGCGCTGCCGCCGCTGGCCCCGTTTGTAAGTGAGGAGACGCTGGACGAATTAGCAGAGGCTATATTTAAAAAAGAAGGCTCGAAAGCGCTGCTGCCCCTGGCCCCGTTCCTCAGTGAGGAGATTCTGGACGAGCTTGTGCCGCAAGCTTTCACTAAATAA
- a CDS encoding exosporium glycoprotein BclB-related protein has protein sequence MKKAKTRYIEIAHGSENSKKDIKPALVKTSMAVMVLSQVAAVLPSAGFGGTGIASAAEKKGFNDVSSSSWMYKYVMKIAALGFAEGDTTGNFNPKAPLTHQEAAIMAVRFLGIEDPAAAAASSPLEVSDWASAWVQTAINEGLIKAEEETASGWGTQNASREWLTKLVIRLLDKENEALALASEPLPFNDENQISAWATGYINAASQLKVVQGFEDKTFRPTADVTRAQAAAIFSLAERYAPAQSGTVARGTIVSLTGSQIGVLTEAGQVVNLKIDSTTLIFGTSGASTSDIAVGQPITAIYSNGAASYIEIADITKAEITLPAPKGDTGATGAAGLVGATGATGATGATGTTGATGSAGSSGNQGAIGATGATGSAGPVGDIGATGATGPAGEVGATGATGATGPAGEVGVTGATGATGPAGEDGVTGATGATGPAGEDGVTGATGATGPAGEDGVTGATGATGATGEDGATGATGATGPAGEDGVTGATGATGPAGPVGETGETGSTGATGVTGATGATGPTGATGVTGATGESGVTGATGATGEIGVTGATGATGATGATGATGATGATGVTGVTGATGATGATGAPGASTNAYIPFSSGNPATVTTIVGGLPGTGALIGFGNSVSGVSVSSGTIDLTGASGTNLNYAFSVPSAGTITSLSGYFSTTQALTLVGSTVTITAQLYASTTPNNTFVPVPGTAMTLSPPLTGILAIGSISSGVITGLSIPVTAQTRLLMVYTASAAGLSLMNTVEGYMSGGLNISMPATVPTPP, from the coding sequence ATGAAAAAAGCAAAAACCCGCTATATAGAAATCGCCCATGGCAGCGAAAACTCCAAAAAGGATATCAAACCCGCTTTAGTAAAAACCTCCATGGCAGTTATGGTGCTTAGCCAGGTGGCCGCCGTACTGCCAAGTGCCGGATTCGGCGGTACAGGCATTGCCTCAGCAGCTGAAAAGAAAGGCTTCAATGATGTAAGCAGCAGCTCGTGGATGTACAAATATGTAATGAAAATCGCCGCTTTGGGGTTTGCTGAGGGAGATACTACCGGGAACTTCAATCCAAAGGCGCCGCTGACTCACCAGGAAGCTGCAATTATGGCTGTCCGTTTCCTTGGTATTGAGGACCCTGCCGCTGCCGCCGCTTCTTCCCCGCTTGAAGTAAGTGATTGGGCAAGCGCCTGGGTGCAGACAGCTATTAATGAAGGATTAATCAAAGCTGAAGAGGAAACCGCTTCGGGCTGGGGAACCCAGAATGCCAGCCGCGAGTGGCTCACTAAGCTCGTAATCCGTCTACTCGACAAGGAGAATGAAGCGCTCGCCCTGGCCAGCGAACCGCTCCCCTTCAATGATGAGAATCAAATTTCTGCTTGGGCCACGGGCTATATCAATGCAGCTTCCCAGTTAAAAGTAGTCCAAGGCTTCGAGGACAAAACGTTCAGACCTACCGCTGATGTGACCCGGGCCCAGGCGGCAGCGATTTTCAGCCTGGCGGAAAGATATGCTCCGGCCCAATCCGGCACCGTTGCCCGCGGCACTATCGTTAGTCTGACTGGCAGCCAGATTGGTGTACTGACAGAAGCCGGTCAGGTCGTCAATCTGAAGATTGACAGCACAACACTGATCTTCGGCACCAGCGGAGCTTCCACTTCTGATATAGCAGTCGGGCAACCCATCACGGCAATCTATAGTAACGGTGCAGCATCATATATTGAAATCGCCGATATTACCAAGGCAGAAATTACACTGCCGGCGCCAAAAGGCGACACCGGAGCGACGGGTGCAGCAGGCCTGGTAGGTGCTACGGGGGCAACGGGCGCTACCGGCGCTACGGGTACAACCGGGGCAACGGGCAGTGCCGGCTCCTCAGGAAACCAAGGAGCAATCGGGGCGACGGGTGCGACCGGGTCTGCAGGACCCGTTGGTGATATTGGCGCGACGGGTGCAACAGGGCCGGCGGGCGAAGTGGGCGCAACTGGCGCTACCGGGGCTACGGGGCCTGCCGGTGAAGTCGGCGTTACAGGCGCTACCGGCGCCACTGGACCTGCCGGTGAAGACGGTGTCACTGGCGCGACGGGTGCGACGGGACCTGCTGGCGAAGACGGTGTCACTGGCGCGACGGGTGCGACGGGACCTGCTGGCGAAGACGGTGTCACTGGCGCGACGGGTGCTACAGGTGCTACCGGCGAAGATGGAGCCACTGGCGCTACCGGCGCTACTGGGCCTGCCGGTGAAGACGGTGTCACTGGCGCGACGGGTGCGACGGGACCTGCTGGCCCTGTAGGTGAAACTGGGGAAACAGGCTCAACTGGTGCGACGGGTGTTACCGGCGCGACTGGGGCAACGGGTCCTACCGGAGCTACGGGTGTTACCGGGGCAACGGGTGAATCGGGAGTCACTGGCGCTACAGGTGCCACTGGAGAGATTGGCGTTACTGGAGCAACCGGGGCGACTGGCGCTACCGGGGCAACTGGCGCTACAGGTGCCACTGGTGCGACTGGTGTTACTGGCGTTACCGGAGCGACTGGCGCTACAGGTGCCACTGGTGCTCCAGGGGCTAGCACAAACGCATATATCCCGTTTTCTTCAGGAAACCCTGCTACTGTAACTACGATAGTAGGCGGTTTGCCAGGCACTGGTGCGCTGATTGGCTTCGGAAACTCAGTAAGCGGTGTATCTGTGAGCTCAGGAACCATTGATTTAACCGGAGCAAGCGGCACAAATCTCAATTATGCCTTTTCTGTACCAAGTGCCGGAACCATTACATCCCTAAGCGGATATTTCAGTACAACACAAGCACTTACTCTGGTTGGAAGTACGGTGACTATTACAGCCCAGCTGTACGCGAGTACAACTCCCAACAACACATTCGTGCCTGTACCTGGAACTGCAATGACATTGTCTCCCCCGCTGACAGGAATACTGGCCATTGGATCCATCTCTTCTGGTGTAATTACAGGTCTATCTATTCCGGTTACAGCACAAACACGCTTGCTAATGGTATATACAGCATCCGCAGCAGGTCTCTCCCTCATGAATACCGTTGAAGGATATATGAGCGGCGGCCTCAATATTTCAATGCCGGCAACTGTACCAACACCTCCTTGA
- a CDS encoding carbohydrate ABC transporter permease — MLTRLSGPARQIFFAVLALLMAFPFYWMVTSALKTNDEIWRSPPTLWPEVPLWGNFAAAWNEAPFARYMGNSIFVAVSIVILQTINSGMMAYALTHMKFRLKGVFAGVILFGYMVPATAVYLPGYLVLSELHLLNSYAGLILSNCVSIFSIFLIRQAFLQVSHELVEAGEVDGASHMRILWTVLVPVTRSSFAVLALITFIDQYNNYFWPMLITKDPSLQLVSAGLRSFFVEGGAYGLKWPLIMAASAFTIAPLLLVFLLAQKTIMQSVNMTAGSSKG, encoded by the coding sequence ATGCTCACACGTCTCAGCGGACCGGCCCGCCAGATTTTTTTCGCCGTGCTTGCTCTGCTGATGGCTTTTCCGTTCTACTGGATGGTTACCAGCGCACTCAAAACCAATGATGAAATCTGGCGCTCCCCGCCTACGCTCTGGCCAGAGGTGCCGCTCTGGGGGAATTTCGCCGCAGCCTGGAACGAGGCGCCCTTCGCCAGATATATGGGCAACAGCATCTTCGTGGCTGTCTCCATTGTCATCCTCCAGACGATCAATTCCGGGATGATGGCGTATGCGCTGACGCATATGAAATTCCGCCTGAAGGGTGTTTTTGCCGGAGTCATCCTGTTTGGTTATATGGTTCCGGCTACAGCTGTCTATCTGCCCGGATATCTGGTACTGTCTGAGCTTCATCTGCTCAACTCCTATGCCGGCCTGATTCTCTCTAATTGTGTAAGTATCTTCTCGATCTTCCTGATCAGACAAGCCTTCCTGCAGGTCTCGCATGAACTGGTGGAGGCGGGTGAAGTGGATGGTGCTTCGCATATGCGGATTCTCTGGACGGTGCTGGTGCCGGTAACGCGGTCATCCTTCGCCGTGCTGGCGCTGATTACCTTCATTGATCAGTACAACAACTATTTCTGGCCGATGCTGATTACCAAGGACCCCAGCCTGCAGCTCGTCTCTGCCGGTCTGCGCAGCTTCTTCGTGGAAGGAGGTGCATACGGACTGAAATGGCCGCTCATCATGGCCGCCAGCGCCTTCACGATCGCCCCGCTGCTGCTTGTCTTCCTGCTGGCGCAGAAAACGATTATGCAAAGTGTCAACATGACCGCAGGCTCCAGTAAAGGCTGA
- a CDS encoding GbsR/MarR family transcriptional regulator has translation MKQAAFGEDNPHRSPREQLLGPMIDAIAQTMDLYGANYSFGQLYGIMFFEDKPMTLEEMKQVMNMSKSNMSYGVRSLIASRMVTKLEEKRERKELYAAETDFFQAFRNFFTLKLQREIDVMQEAMGTAVPELQALIDAADTPEEERQACLRDLDKLKHAAEYYVWLQQFVSGLAEGTVFGGGLPGRE, from the coding sequence ATGAAACAGGCCGCATTTGGCGAGGACAACCCGCATCGTTCTCCACGGGAGCAGCTGCTCGGCCCGATGATTGATGCCATAGCGCAGACGATGGATTTGTATGGAGCGAATTATTCGTTCGGGCAGCTGTATGGAATTATGTTCTTTGAGGACAAGCCGATGACGCTGGAGGAAATGAAGCAGGTCATGAATATGAGCAAAAGCAATATGAGCTACGGTGTCCGCTCTCTGATCGCTTCGCGGATGGTTACGAAGCTGGAGGAGAAGCGTGAGCGGAAGGAGCTGTATGCGGCGGAGACGGATTTCTTCCAGGCCTTCCGGAACTTCTTCACGCTGAAGCTTCAGCGGGAGATTGATGTGATGCAGGAGGCGATGGGGACGGCTGTGCCTGAACTGCAGGCGCTGATCGATGCGGCGGACACTCCCGAAGAAGAGCGGCAGGCCTGCCTCAGGGATCTGGACAAGCTGAAGCATGCCGCTGAATATTATGTCTGGCTCCAGCAGTTCGTGTCGGGGCTTGCGGAAGGAACGGTGTTCGGCGGCGGATTACCGGGCAGGGAGTAG
- a CDS encoding glycosyltransferase — MQVSIIILAQHLRLLKSCLASIELFTEAPYELIVINDGGGEEISSYLSLHKKARSFTSKERIGVSAGYNLGASFAAGEYLVFMRDHMIVSEEWLSSLTGCARQHPQAAMIGPVSNDVSGPQRLPVICTEMEQLDHIARSFALSKAGQAKSTTRLLSHLLLMRHDAFDLLGGFDEQFGLECYEDDDLCYRALQAGYSLHIALDCFVRYIQPPPLFPEHPGWYNAQLIANKEKARKKWGIDITNALYEMKRSVTVSLCMIVKNEEATLERCLDSVSGLVDEIIIVDTGSTDRTREIALRYTDKVADFTWVNDFAKARNYAFSLATQEYLLWMDADDILLPADAEKFSTLKSALEWNTDAVSMNYNLAFDEHGNVTSSLTRNRLVKRENGFRWIGIVHEYLEVSGKVHRSDISITHGRVHGNSDRNLNIYESRHASGEIFSSRDLFYFANELREHKQWGKAISFYEMFLQQVDSWIEDRINTCGSLSDCYRELGNEQQAKAKALQSFSYDLPRAENCCRLGSLYMLENDFSKAIFWYKMASELTKPLDNYAILQHACWSWLPHLQLCVCYDRIGQYERASAHNEMAAEHIPFDSKVLANRAYFTGLGVARQTYTLGGTTR, encoded by the coding sequence ATGCAAGTATCCATCATCATTCTGGCCCAGCATCTTCGATTACTTAAATCATGCCTGGCCAGTATTGAGTTATTTACGGAAGCCCCCTATGAGCTGATTGTGATTAACGATGGCGGCGGTGAAGAGATCAGCAGCTATTTATCTCTCCATAAAAAAGCGCGCTCCTTCACGTCTAAGGAACGTATCGGCGTATCGGCAGGTTACAATCTGGGCGCTTCCTTTGCGGCTGGTGAATACCTTGTATTCATGCGTGACCATATGATTGTGTCTGAAGAATGGCTGTCCAGCCTGACCGGCTGTGCCCGGCAGCACCCGCAGGCAGCGATGATCGGCCCTGTCAGCAATGATGTTAGCGGCCCGCAGCGCCTTCCGGTAATCTGCACAGAGATGGAGCAGCTGGACCATATCGCCAGATCGTTCGCACTCTCCAAAGCCGGACAAGCCAAGTCCACAACCCGGCTGCTAAGCCATCTGCTGCTTATGCGCCATGACGCCTTCGATCTGCTTGGCGGCTTCGATGAACAATTCGGGCTGGAATGCTACGAGGATGATGACCTGTGCTATCGTGCACTCCAGGCAGGATACAGTCTGCATATTGCCCTGGACTGCTTCGTTCGCTATATCCAGCCTCCCCCGTTATTTCCGGAACATCCCGGGTGGTACAATGCACAGCTGATAGCCAATAAAGAGAAAGCCCGTAAGAAATGGGGCATCGACATTACAAATGCTCTATATGAAATGAAACGCAGCGTCACCGTGAGTCTCTGCATGATTGTCAAGAACGAGGAAGCTACACTTGAACGCTGTTTGGATAGCGTCTCAGGACTGGTGGATGAGATCATCATTGTGGATACCGGGTCAACAGACCGCACCAGGGAAATTGCCCTCCGCTACACGGACAAGGTAGCTGATTTCACTTGGGTCAACGATTTTGCCAAAGCGCGGAATTATGCCTTCAGCCTGGCGACACAGGAATACCTGCTCTGGATGGATGCTGATGATATTCTGCTTCCTGCAGATGCTGAGAAGTTCAGCACATTGAAGAGCGCCTTGGAATGGAATACGGATGCGGTATCCATGAATTACAACCTGGCCTTTGACGAGCACGGCAATGTAACCTCCAGCCTTACACGCAACCGCCTGGTTAAGCGGGAGAACGGCTTCCGCTGGATCGGTATAGTCCATGAATACCTGGAGGTCAGCGGCAAGGTGCACCGTTCGGATATTTCCATCACCCATGGCAGAGTCCACGGGAATTCTGACCGCAACCTGAATATCTACGAGAGCCGTCATGCGTCCGGGGAGATTTTCTCCAGCCGGGATCTGTTCTACTTCGCCAATGAGCTGAGGGAACATAAGCAATGGGGCAAAGCTATTTCTTTCTATGAAATGTTCCTGCAGCAGGTAGACAGCTGGATCGAGGACCGGATCAATACCTGCGGAAGCCTCTCCGACTGCTACCGGGAGCTTGGCAATGAACAGCAGGCCAAAGCTAAAGCGCTCCAATCCTTCTCTTATGATCTGCCCCGCGCAGAAAATTGCTGCCGGCTTGGAAGCTTGTACATGCTGGAGAACGACTTCAGCAAAGCCATCTTCTGGTACAAAATGGCGAGCGAATTAACGAAGCCGCTGGACAATTACGCCATTCTCCAGCATGCCTGCTGGAGCTGGCTGCCGCATCTGCAGCTCTGTGTCTGTTATGACCGCATCGGCCAGTACGAACGGGCCAGTGCCCATAACGAAATGGCTGCAGAACACATTCCTTTTGACAGCAAAGTGCTGGCGAACAGAGCCTACTTCACCGGCCTGGGCGTTGCAAGACAAACATATACTTTAGGGGGAACTACTCGATGA